Within Planococcus citri chromosome 2, ihPlaCitr1.1, whole genome shotgun sequence, the genomic segment ATAGAGCATACGAGCTTCTTACACTGTTTCTATGACAAATTAACGGTATAACCACGCATTCTTTCATCCCAAGCTCTCACGTCATAAATGAGAGTGAAAATAAACGATGCAGTGAAGACGCCAACGCCAAGTCCAAGtttgtaatatttcaaaatggtttGGTGCAatacaaaatatgtttttgaaatgttattTGAATAGAGAAAAATCCAGTTGAAagacaaatacatttttttgatttttttctatctttttgacaaattgttataaaaaatttaaattcttcaCAGACAatgttttgttaaaaaaaaaaaaaaaaaaaaaaaaaaagtgctctTTTAATGTTAATCTTGGTATCCAAAACTTTAGCTTGCAGACcatacttataaaaaatttaacatttgTCATAAAACTGATTGAAAAGGACATTATATAAAATCAAAGTAGATATTTAAGTGTTCATACTTATTCAactttataaataaaataattgatttcTAATTTCCTTTActcgaaataaataaaatataaactcaACTTGTCATTATCAAAACGCATggttcttttttaatttaataataaaaacaaatttgcaTCTTAAACATTAAAAACATGCAAGTAAGTAAATAATACTCAGTTGATCCTGGGATAAATTGCATGGTAGATAAGTAAATGCATATACATGcacaatgaatgaaaaaaaataatatcaaatgcaatgagaaaaatacaaataaaaaaatatacaagtaTCACAACTCACACACTTCATCACAAATACAATATCTAGCCAACAAAATATCAACATCTTCGAATAAACATACGTTTGATTGAAAACTTCCAATATATAAGTAAAACACAAAGaaacaacaatttaaaaaaaaaagaaaaaaccccAGAACGGAAACAACATAAGCTcaaatattacaaaatacaaaaggAACTCTGCCCAAGCTCTCCATCTTCACATTTTCCCATCTCAGAATGGACCACTGTGGAAAATTACTTCGAGTCAATAATAGGGTACTGAGGTAGTTGAGCTGGGTATTGGTTATGTGCGGAGTATTGAGGTGGCTGGTCAGGGTACAGGTATCCAGGAGGGTAAACGGCCGGCTGAGAAGGGTAGGAAGGAGGTTGGTCAGCATATTGGTATGCAGTAGGATACTGAACTGGTTGAGTGGGATAGTGCATAGGTTGACTAGGATACTGAGGAGTGGCAAATTGGATGTTGTGACCAGCAGGGGCTGAGGTATTGGCTTCTTTGTCATCGGCTGTTTCTCGAGGTGGTGCGGAGTAAACGGGCCTGTCTAGTAGATCGACTTTGTAACTGTATATTACCATTGCGGCGTAGAGTTTGATGGCTGAaatgaaatacatataattagTGTTTTATTAATCAATGTcattggtaaaatttaattaattaggaATACATAATGGTTGCATTTATTCGTTAAAATAATATCACGATCAGGAAGTCAGGATCCAACCTTATCTAGGATCATTCAATTGAGTtttgattttacaaatttttcatcgcaattttccgacaaaaaccgtcgaattaatttacaaatttttcatcactttcaagtcaaatttttttttttgcatgttttgcaaattttccgttaattttacaaaaaagttgtcaatattttaaggtttttttttactcaattcccaattatttttataccaataggtatggcaattttttcagaaataatatagaattttttttagtgagcCTACTTTAAACTAATAACACGTTGGAGGAAAATAATTGGATGTGATCTTGGTCTGATCACATCTtgtcagatccaatcaggtctcTTCTTTTGGATCTAATCAAGTCGAATTGTGAGCTGATCTAACTAAATCTGGGGAATGTCcgaatttgatcagatctgttcagatATGTGATAAATCCGGTCTCCTGTATTGGGTCTAATCAGGTCTGAACAAAtatatttgatcaaaaaatcaatcagatcagatctaatTAAATCTGACCAGGTCTGTGGATCCAGAAAATGTCCGGATTCCGGAGCAGATCAGATTTAATCATTTTCCACTGGCACTTcatcgactttttcaaaaatttcgattcattttgtgataatttaaaCTAATTTGCTGATAATATCAAGCTATTTCATTtatctatcattttttcaatttttgccacatttcatcaaacttctgaattatttgtaattttcaatagttttacGTATCATcctcttttttggattttctggtcattttagaaaatttttccaacatttttgtacattttataacgaacgtttgataatttttcatttcattatcaaGTGCAATTTATAGGATTAATTTTACAAatcaaacttggaatttttctacaaacTTTTCGCAACTTTCCAAAGATTTCTAGGTCTATTTAGTTGATTTATTGTTGATTTTGAGATAAATTGCCAATTTACTTATGAATGCTCGAGTATATTATGCAGAAGgaatagggaatttttcaatcatctccacgattcataaaattttcagtagTCTAAAATGAGCCTAACTCGTTGGGgcatattttagcataaaatcataaaaaaacatattcagATATTtcttaagtaattttttacatttttagagaattttttataaatttaatggtttttaggaattttttttttttttttttggtgtttgtaattacttgattattacacccgtcgtatgagatttaaatcgagttggtaaggtcaagttttttaattaggtctaagaattttataatttcggaagggtcgtctggtatgaatagggatctttcatctatttgtagggacagtctgtgctgatgtaaggagggacattgaaatagtaagtgttggacagatataagttctgagaggcagaattgacatgtgggttttggggccttttcatagaggtgattatgtgtgatttttgtgtggccaattctcagtctggttataatgatttcttcaagtctgtttaagtgggagaggtttttccaaggattctgctcaatttctaatttttccatcatATTTGGTTattgtttcatttcttttctcgaaattcgtaaaactgGAAGTACTTTTTCCGTCGCATAATATGCAACACTGGTCATGCCTTTTTCAGTTCGTGTTaatgttttaatattttatcgtgaaataaaacacaacaatatTTTAGTAAAATCATCTGGGATTGATTTTCCCTGTAAAACAACGCCCATATCATTAgggaatattttcaagttttagagcattattttggcattttttttattagagaataggtacgtatttaagcgcatatttaggttttttgtaaatgaaaagAATAACTGAGCCTTGGTAATCAATGAGCAGTAAATTGCAAGAAGTTGGGGTTTCATTATATTTATGGATGGCACACTTATTTATTTAGACTGCCGAAATTATCACATTTAGACCAAATGATTTCGGTGGCCAATAAGTTTGGCACAAATTTTCCCAATTTGCTCGAAAATGGCcacataaaaaataaagaacaaaatCTCACCAAATGGACCGAGACGAAAGCATACCCCCATTTTCGATCGATTGAAACCAGCTTTGCatcgttttcagcagttctggagcctccggcgggtttttcaaagttgaaattcccgCCAAATTTTTACTAGCAGCTCCAGAAAGGCTTGAAACCTCCttcagtcgactcagcatgttgaaattgggaGTTCaaacatggtatctaacggTTATTTTCTTttactaccttttttcaaccaaattttcagaaagctctccagcACTTGacgccccccccccacttccacacacaaaattaacaaactcaaaattttatacaggaaaatttccaaaaaaaaatgaaattggaagaaaatttgtatgcaaaatgcttattttttaatgtcaatcaaaattatattttaaaaaaatgaaaaaaattacaaaaatgaacacattaatgatttttttcaccgcTTACGAGTACTTTTTTCACAATGTACCCTTTTTCAGccgaattttcagaaagctctccacttgACCCCCACACCTTCCCCACTCCACACACACGATATTaacaaactcaaatttttcactggaaatttttcagaaaaattgaaattggaagaaaatttttatacgaagtattttttaatttcaatcgaaattatttttaaaaaacagacaATACAAAATATGAACaatattaatgaattttttcattttttcactacctttttgactaaagactaaattcaattattttttactactttcactaggtacctgttagataccctgttgaagtgaattttagcATTCCAGTTTCATTTAGTATCcaacattttgtgggaattggAACTTTGAAAATGTTCTGGAGGGTCCAGAACTGCTTGACACgtgttgaaaccatttccaatcgattggacggatcgaaaataggatatatttgtaccaaaattcagctttctaggtcaatttaatgaaatttcatttttcatttttattcaagttaagaatttttattacaagagacatatcaaaaattttgaaagtttttcgtACAATTAGgagtagtttttctttttttggatcATTAATAATTGATTGAGCTGACGACGTTACCCTCTTCCTCCTCTCTCTCACCCTCTTGTTTACCTGGTAGAtttatcgaattaaaaaaaaaaatttgaggtaccTAGAGAAAAACTATAGAAAAACTATGTTCTCAGGTTTTATCACGCTCTCTctcttgttttttaaaattctacttttatggaatttttatagaaaaaattcacttttttaagTTCttacaaattcattaaaaacttcaacaattttcaaatttgagtacattttttttaattttttggatcattAATGACCGGTGAATGATGATGAATGATGCACATCCCCTTCACCCCCTCCCATtactatattttcaatttatcataCTCCTCCCCCACCCTATCTGAATATAATGcattcaaagtaaattttctcatttaaaaaattgttgggactttttttctcaaattttggacaattttttaaaactaatccTGGCGTggatagaaaagaaaaaatacgcCATTTTTCACAACagggagaaaaattaaaaatttatagcccggcatatgacaataggagtaattgcacccccctccccgccgattctccggaacaacttttttcttaaaggggacatcctaaggaacattttaaagcaaacttgcccaaaaaacagttggccttacttacaaaatggcggcaattttgattggcaggtcagccgaaatcgcagattttgcgtttcaacattggacttgcacgaaatttttcaaaccttacaaaggtagatcgaaagatcatgcaaaaatttatcacctgtcaaaatttcaagtgctaaagtgccgttttcgatttttggtgcatttttgaaaatccaatttaggccaaaaatgagggaaaaaatcaaaattttaccaaattgaccaagaaaactgaaatttgggataaaccctattttcgacatgccaagtcgattggaaactgtttcaacccgttttgagcagttctggagcctccagtagatttttgaaactcgaaattcccacaaaatattccatcaaattggagttgtaaacatgaaatttattttaaaaactaatttcaatatgctacgaagtactgcaggtgaatttcaagtcgttttggagcctccagtgactttttgaaaattcctgaagcctccagcagatttttgaaattttaaattttcacaaaatttcatcaaatgggaatggaaagctgaaattttctgtacactccaattttaacaccctctaaagacgacttcaggtgggttcaagtcattttagagcctccagcgacttttttgaaaattactggagcctccagtagatttttgaagtcaTCAAGTTTCATCTATGATATTGCCAGGTTggatttatccaaaaaaaaaaaaaacaacctcgAAGTTAAATTTGAGCACTCTACTCTACCTCATACCTACCaataaaaacgtttttcaatattttatgaattttaaattattttcaattccttTCACGaaatttagccattttttacataaattttagcAAGTTTGTGTGTCGTTTTTCACAAATATTGTGAGGAAAACTTATCCTTTCCGCGATTCTCGATCATTTTTATTTGAGAggtttgttcaaaaaatcaacaatgtcaaaaataggaatGCAAAACGTCATCGACATACTCCAATCAAAATTGGTGGATGGCTGAAGGTAGTTCATCAAATTTGTTTAACGTTCAGAAactgtttagaatttttttttcatttttttttttttttttaaggtcgagtatgatgttttttttgttgtatgaatcaagttgaaatgactacttttaaaatttcaaaaaactaacagaaaaaaaacgctTTCAGTCGAGTTACctaagtattcttttttttgccacattttcttaaaaaaaaaaaaaaaaaacagtacttaCATATACGtaccttacaatttttttttgcatttcgaCATTGCTGTGTCAGCTTTACAGTaaatttttggccaactttttgatttcagaaatattttattaaatcaaattttcataaatagcGTAGGTACGACgagtattttttgagcatttgaagctttcaaaacaatttgaaatttctgaagaaaattgaaaactcgctgaaTAGGTATTACTTCAGAGGCAGAATATTCTAAAACTGGAAGATTCGCTTAATAATTATTCACGCATTtcttttgttggaaaaaaaaattttcacaaaaaagttgaaacttcagacacatgtttttttttgaataaatagttgaattttcaaatattttactgCACGCTCTTTCGTTTTAGCTTGATTTCGTTCAACTTGGTTGGCatcagttcaaaaattcttctcgGTAAAATTAAGTAcgtggtaattttttgtcatttcaatgACTAGagcgtaaattttggaaaatccacAGACAGGTGGTTCTAGGAATTTTATTATTAGCTTcacaatttccatttttcacggtgctatgtgaattttcaatcaaatcattcacatttttatgttgaaattcATCATTATTCTGGTCACCTAACTGTTAATTATactttcgtcaatttttaaGTATTCGAGTTTCAAGTAGAAAAACCCAATGAACATGCAAAGTGCCAgacaaatgtaggtaggtataaaagaGAACAATGAGATGAGcataaaaagtgataaaattttgagaaactcgATCTATTCCTGATGGTTGTAAAATTATGACACATCTTcagtttcttttcattttttttttttttttttttttttcatgaagaagGCAAGATACGTACCTAACAAATGTGTAATTAAATGTGCACATctgtttatttttatgattcatCACCTAAGtaatttttgcttcaatttttttttacgaaatacgaaaaaataaaatttaaaaactcgagTAGTTATCATTAATTTATAGCCTTCTCAGTACCTACAGTAAGTACCTAAAAATAAGTCGAATAATCAAAGTATACCGATAGAATTCGcaccaaattaattttcgtgCAGGTGCGAAATACTAAGAGAAGCATCTTATCGTACTTAGTCCGATGTCGATAATCGATTACTCACCTATGCTGACCGAGAATGCAGCGTACACGAGAAACAATACACCAGAATACATGCGATTCATCAATTCTCgatattctttttcatttttaggggAATGTTCcttgatttgtttttcaataaattcgtcgTATGTTTCTTTTATAGCATCGCTGGAGTTGAGCACAATGATACTATAAAGCATGTACAGCACTTCGAACACTAGGTACACTACGGATGCAGTTAACAAAGGAATCGAAGGTTTTTcctgaaaattcgtcaaaatattattcaaattgcaaaataaaatagGAACTACCTAAATCTATtagtaagtatttaaaaaaaaaaaaaaaaaaaaaaaacagtgtaaaaATGCTGCTATTGCAATAAGTCACACAGTGTAgccaaatgtcaaaaattattttaccatagtgagctgaaaattttcggtAATCAGTCGTCATTTATAATACATCTGGAAAAATGACGCAATGTGTTTTCTCCTTGATCAGACACCCCTCCCTTCACTTCCCATCATTTCCACAGATCGTTAATTCGAAACATGGAAGGTATTTCTCAGAATTAAAAATCTATCGCTAGACAACAATATACAACTGTACGCTTTAACACGAACACGAATAATTCCAAGAATATGTATCTCAATCacctcaaaaatatttccaagacGACATGTAAATTATAAGGATTACTTGAGTAGCAATTTCAACCATTCATTTCGACTTACTTTAGAAATGGATACAATCGTGCATATAAAAATCACTGCTCCAATTATCATAGTCATTACATCCAAATAGAAGAAGGTGCCATCTTCTGTAAATGAaacataaattataaatttataaatgatACGATGCAAATACTTGAATAGgtacctcaaaaaatgaataatttcatcatttttcaataatttcaaacgaAGAGAACTTACTGAAGAACTGATTGTACGATGAATCCGCAACATCGGTCAGATAAGTCAACAATCCCCATATCATTCCAACCTATATGGAAtttaatacgaaaaaaaaaatcattaaaaacaaaTCGTATTAATGCTAAGAATATTCTATATGCAACATGCAAATACATTTTACACctcatgtaagtaggtatgtcaAACATAAAACCAATCAAGTGCTACCTAATTGATTGAAAAACAGTGGAAAATAACTTCCATATATCTATATACTACTTACCACATTGAAATAAAGCAAGATTAAAGTAATCGAACGAAGAGAATGCCCGCAGCAGGCTGTTTTCATGGCCATTTTGAATACTTATTTGTACGAGTAAAAcgcgaaaaaatatacctatcgaataatttcaattcaacgttACGAATTCCACATCAATTTACCaagttgaaaatcattaaaacgACGAGTGTCCCGCGACACTGACTGACGACGCGATATTGTTTAAACTTCAAACTCTcattaaataaaaacaacacGCGATAAACAGACGCGAGAGAATTGGGTTCTGTGACGTCACTGTCATAGAAATAAGTCGCACGTAGTTGATAATGGTAGTGGAGAATATAGCGGTCGAGTTTGCGCCTTAAGTCTAGGGTTTCCCTGGTTCTCCCAGTAGTTCTCCCTGTATAAAAACCCGTGGCTCATCATCAGTGTTGTCTCGAGCTCGAAATAGAAATTCGCCCATCGTATTGCATGGTGATTTTTAGCCTTGCACATGTAGACGTAATTTCATCGTATAAAACGCGAGTATGCGGCGAAGCAGGCGAACGGCGAAGccataaatacgagtatcatATGATTAGAAGGTCATTGTACATAAATGTatttaggtaataggtatgtaataaaTCAAGCTAGCTCGATGTCAGATTCTCCTACGTTGTTATTTCCCAGTTCTTTTCTGTCCATCTTGTGGTCCAGTTCTATCTCAAGGGCAAAAGAACGTATTGAAATTTACAGATATTGATTCGTCTTAGGATGAATGAAAacgatgaaacttgaaagaaaGGGATGCAGG encodes:
- the LOC135834611 gene encoding uncharacterized protein LOC135834611 isoform X1, producing the protein MAMKTACCGHSLRSITLILLYFNVVGMIWGLLTYLTDVADSSYNQFFKDGTFFYLDVMTMIIGAVIFICTIVSISKEKPSIPLLTASVVYLVFEVLYMLYSIIVLNSSDAIKETYDEFIEKQIKEHSPKNEKEYRELMNRMYSGVLFLVYAAFSVSIAIKLYAAMVIYSYKVDLLDRPVYSAPPRETADDKEANTSAPAGHNIQFATPQYPSQPMHYPTQPVQYPTAYQYADQPPSYPSQPAVYPPGYLYPDQPPQYSAHNQYPAQLPQYPIIDSK